The Theileria annulata chromosome 3, complete sequence, *** SEQUENCING IN PROGRESS *** genome has a segment encoding these proteins:
- a CDS encoding u5 small nuclear ribonucleoprotein-specific helicase, putative codes for MAEHFVRFNRFNYRNNSNLVIQREGPAPRLDESTGEPESLVGRILHKMGDKVVHESIKSKLKNKRMTQTVQDGPSRRRKTLLDISRGENVLNIDINVGLNYVPRSGYTRTKYQEMLTILQKILGDQPQTVLLSACDETLLALKTENSAQERRNLVEDVLGPVSDEVYYNLFHLSKELTDFKTTSEQDTGGDTLDDTGLAVIFDEDDNLETNEVMEPDADDEEENELDPQLGIRYLGSEEDNANLEKEDDLNINKIDGYWLQRELNSIYNDYNIAQATEKEILSILNIEDIQECENKLVLLLKYENFDFVKLLLRNRYKIIYCTRLGQAQSQDEKNKIFDEMSKSAQGQLVLQELSLINLKKTKQQLLTHNLEKELINMKTGHHKDLETKNEDELEIPEEFVEPKEDVVPTATTTGLQVLDLENLAIKDGAQHMTNVKVVLPEGTERIEHKSYDEVIIYPVQHMPKSNRKKIEKLPKWSQLAFKNVDTLNPVQSTVFETAFNTSENMLICAPTGSGKTNVAILTILNIFKKHLTPKDQSFKTDSRGFEGVVSLDELELSECYFDKEFTVIYISPMKSLVLEQTQSFNLRFKDYGIAVHELTGEMSMSRTQIQNTQIIVTTPEKWDVVTRKEGMLERVELVIIDEVHLLHDKRGSVIESLVTRTFMHDKVTGVKTRIVGLSATLPNYEDIAKFLRVEEGLFYFGNHYRPVPLEQHYIGIKEKKALKQYNITNELTYEHVIKNVGEKQVLVFVHSRKETYRTSKMILDKIVSEDKLELFIKDVASREILTSESEHIKNSNLKELLPFGIGIHHAGLVRSDRKLVEDLFSDKHLQLLVSTATLSWGVNLPAGVVIIKGTQIYVPEQGSWDELCPLSVQQMMGRAGRPQFDTFGKGIIITANEKLQYYLSLNNQQLPIESQLIAKLPEVLNSEIVLRNVTNLQQALDWIKTTYLYVRIKKNPLLYGFEIEDEEDEEENQEEEENVEHKIDMEKLENYLLVLINSSFVHLEKNGLIKYERKSGMVTSTGLGVIASNYYLRPESIKIYSDSLRPNLTDSDLLNIFSCSVEFKYIPTREEEIVELQQLQQQIPIPCSNANLTATSTINRVAGIGGNNKISILLQAYISRLDLDGYALVSEMGYITQNAPRILTALFVISLKRCWSSLSIKLFNFCKMVESRMWLLMLPLRHFKTIPNEVVTKLEKKDIPWLRYYDLNSVELGELCRNQKLGKSLYKFVHLVPKVNLQVYVQPLTCNRISVHLVIKKDFVWDFKYHFNYQKFLLIIEDPSEDKILYTQSILLYPPTKASNPNQETANHEEGLNDKEEGEGMDDTDIYLTLPIQEPRVYCYFIRVISDKWIGSETNVPIIFNKLTLPSKQDKVTTLLDLQPIPTTTLLKSASLNGKEDVQGNVVTKDEMENLLKYYIRNFKYNHFNNIQTQVFSSFYCTDENVLLSAPYGSGRFTCAELAVLRTLMQLKEKATVVVVVPFENLLRKRLKRLVSRFGEVCSVDELTGDFKQDFQLVLSNTITVTTAKNYNHLLNRYKNKLIQNVNLLVFEGVEFLSDELYGMNIELCLTQLRYYTTLYNSVEIKSEDQGNLVNGKTVHMSNKSRLVVITTSLYNNLDVCNWLGINTYYNFNNFVRQVPITVNLYTFDQIDQVTRQNSMISTINKFVSNKSKVLIVTTNTVYTKQLSLILDLHLNSPQQNHLNDNKTHKQDDPSGSHVSKLLSKYKLFNELNSVLFVYEGFSHDEIELVESLFTNEPRYKVLIVTSQVLWNLNIKCPYVIVADVNSSYTNRPLVQNYYTQYDLQYILSLANPKSNYNKSDQDGDEDLECIFLLENNKKEEVKRMLYDSAVLESNLELSLEEALNNEIVRGLIKTPQEAIDWLTWTFYYRRLTKNPNYYSLIATTPQHLSEHLSELIENTLYNLKNMGLIQTSQDRPDSEDEIEEIMAVNLGHIASFYSVKCATIELFAKNIKENTSREQMLQLLSNSQELLLVQKRPNEKIFKQSLDHFTVQQKVLLLLKCHMDRSILSNELFVDLHFVLKNVTNLLYAFIDVISSHEYLKPALLAMELMQRIVQALSFTDSPLLQLPHSNKEFVSNANSMKVNDLFDFIGMDDDDRNRLLSNFSKSEVLDIANFCNSIQILDIEFKFNNKNVKPSQQVTLMLNITKEGNNDVIKAPYFPVDKREQWWVVVGDTKVNKLYGIKRTSLNETNVKLDIEAPSMKGKHELTLYVVSDSYVSTDYQYKLELNVL; via the exons ATGGCGGAACATTTTGTTCGTTTCAATCGATTTAATTATCGAAAC aacTCAAATCTGGTTATCCAGAGGGAAGGACCAGCACCAAGACTAGATGAATCAACAGGGGAACCGGAATCTTTAGTAGGCCGCATCCTCCATAAGATGGGAGATAAAGTAGTCCATGAATCCATAAAATCAAAACTTAAAAACAAAAGAATGACCCAAACTGTTCAAGATGGACCGTCTAGAAGACGGAAAACTTTATTA GATATTAGTAGAGGAGAAAATGTTCTTAATATCGATATAAACGTGGGTTTGAATTATGTACCTAGGAGTGGATATACAAGGACTAAGTACCAAGAAATGCTGACAATACTCCAAAAGATACTTGGAGACCAGCCACAAACAGTTTTACTTAGCGCTTGCGACGAAACTTTGTTGGCATTGAAAACAGAAAACTCAGCTCAGGAAAGAAGAAATTTGGTAGAGGATGTGTTGGGGCCAGTTTCAGACGAAGTTTACTATAACTTGTTCCACTTGTCAAAAGAACTTAcagattttaaaacaacATCAGAACAGGATACAGGAGGAGATACATTGGACGATACTGGATTAGCAGTGATATTTGATGAGGACGATAATCTAGAGACTAATGAAGTAATGGAACCGGACGcagatgatgaagaagagAATGAACTAGACCCTCAACTTGGAATCAGATACCTGGGCTCGGAAGAAGATAACGCAAACCTAGAGAAGGAAGATGACTTGAATATAAACAAGATAGATGGATACTGGCTGCAAAGAGAACTAAACTCAATATACAATGACTACAACATCGCACAAGCTACTGAGAAGGAGATTTTAAGTATCTTAAACATCGAGGATATCCAGGAGTGTGAAAACAAATTGGTGCTATTGCTTAAGTATGAAAACTTTGATTTCGTAAAGTTGCTTTTGAGGAATaggtataaaattatatactgCACGAGATTGGGACAAGCACAGTCACAAGAtgaaaagaataaaatattcGACGAAATGTCAAAATCAGCTCAAGGACAGCTAGTTTTGCAAGAGTTATCCCTAATAAACTTGAAGAAGACAAAGCAACAACTGTTGACACATAACTTGGAAAAGGAgctaataaatatgaagaCAGGACACCATAAGGATTTGGAAACTAAAAATGAAGACGAGTTAGAGATACCAGAAGAGTTCGTGGAACCGAAAGAAGACGTGGTACCCACAGCTACAACGACAGGTTTGCAGGTTTTGGATTTGGAAAATTTGGCAATAAAAGACGGAGCACAACACATGACTAACGTAAAAGTGGTTTTGCCTGAAGGAACAGAAAGAATAGAACACAAGAGCTATGATgaagtaataatataccCAGTCCAACATATGCCAAAAAGTAATAGAAAGAAAATAGAAAAACTACCAAAATGGTCACAGTTGGCATTCAAGAATGTGGATACTCTAAATCCAGTACAGTCAACAGTGTTTGAAACGGCATTCAACACTTCGGAGAATATGTTGATATGCGCACCGACGGGCTCAGGAAAAACAAACGTGGCAATACTGAcaatattaaacattttCAAAAAGCATTTGACGCCCAAAGACCAGTCATTTAAAACTGACTCAAGAGGGTTTGAAGGAGTTGTCAGTCTTGATGAGCTGGAATTGTCAGAATGTTACTTTGACAAGGAGTTTACAGTGATATATATTTCACCAATGAAATCATTGGTCCTGGAACAAACACAGTCATTTAACTTGAGATTTAAAGATTATGGAATAGCAGTACATGAACTGACGGGAGAAATGAGTATGTCAAGAACACAAATCCAGAATACACAGATAATAGTAACGACGCCGGAAAAATGGGATGTAGTGACGAGAAAGGAAGGCATGCTGGAGAGAGTGGAGTTGGTGATCATAGATGAAGTGCACTTGCTTCACGACAAGAGAGGAAGTGTGATTGAGTCGCTGGTGACGAGAACATTCATGCACGATAAGGTCACGGGAGTTAAGACAAGGATTGTGGGACTGAGTGCGACTCTGCCAAACTATGAAGATATAGCCAAGTTTCTGAGAGTGGAAGAAGGATTGTTCTACTTTGGGAACCACTACAGACCAGTGCCACTGGAACAACACTATATAGGAATTAAGGAGAAAAAGGCATTGAAACAGTACAATATAACGAATGAGCTTACATATGAACATGTGATAAAGAATGTAGGTGAAAAACAAGTGTTGGTGTTTGTACACTCAAGAAAGGAAACGTACAGAACGAGTAAAATGATCTTGGACAAAATAGTAAGTGAAGATAAGCTAGAACTATTCATCAAGGATGTTGCCTCAAGAGAGATTCTGACAAGTGAGTCTGAGCATATCAAAAactcaaatttaaaagaacTGTTGCCCTTCGGGATAGGAATACACCACGCAGGACTAGTGAGAAGTGACAGGAAGCTGGTAGAGGATTTATTTTCGGACAAACATCTCCAGCTACTAGTGAGTACCGCAACACTCAGTTGGGGAGTAAACCTTCCAGCAGGAGTGGTAATTATCAAAGGTACTCAGATATATGTTCCGGAACAAGGAAGCTGGGACGAACTATGTCCTCTGAGTGTTCAACAGATGATGGGAAGAGCAGGAAGACCTCAATTCGACACATTCGGGAAGGGAATAATAATAACGGCAAATGAAAAACTGCAGTACTACCTATCACTAAATAACCAGCAGCTACCAATAGAATCACAACTAATTGCAAAATTACCAGAAGTACTCAACTCCGAAATAGTGTTGAGAAATGTAACTAATTTGCAACAGGCCTTAGATTGGATTAAAACAACATACTTGTACGTTAGAATAAAAAAGAATCCACTCCTTTATGGGTTTGAAAtagaagatgaagaagatgaagaagaaaatcAGGAAGAAGAAGAGAATGTTGAACATAAAATAGATATGGAGAAGCTGgagaattatttattggTTCTTATAAACAGTAGTTTTGTACATTTGGAGAAAAATGGTCTGATAAAGTATGAAAGAAAGAGTGGCATGGTGACAAGCACAGGGCTGGGTGTGATAGCaagtaattattatttgagGCCTGAgtcaattaaaatatatagtGATAGTTTGAGACCTAATTTGACAGATTCTGACCTACTGAACATCTTCAGCTGTTCAGTGGAGTTCAAGTACATACCGACCAGAGAGGAGGAAATAGTTGAGCTACAACAACTCCAACAGCAGATCCCAATACCATGTTCAAACGCAAACCTGACGGCTACAAGTACAATTAATAGAGTGGCAGGAATAGGAGGAAATAACAAAATAAGCATACTCTTGCAAGCTTATATAAGTAGATTAGACTTGGATGGCTATGCACTGGTTAGTGAAATGGGTTATATAACGCAGAACGCACCGAGGATCTTGACAGCACTCTTTGTAATCAGCCTGAAGAGGTGTTGGAGTAGCCTGAGCATCAAGCTGTTTAACTTTTGCAAGATGGTGGAAAGCCGCATGTGGCTGTTAATGCTACCACTCAGACACTTCAAGACAATCCCGAACGAAGTTGTAACAAAGTTGGAGAAAAAAGATATACCGTGGTTGCGCTACTATGATCTCAATAGCGTAGAACTAGGAGAACTGTGCAGGAACCAGAAACTGGGAAAATCACTGTACAAGTTTGTACATTTGGTCCCGAAAGTTAATTTGCAAGTATACGTCCAACCACTAACATGTAATAGAATAAGCGTTCATTTGGTGATAAAAAAAGACTTCGTGTGGGATTTTAAATACCATTTTAACTATCAAAAGTTTCTGCTAATTATAGAGGACCCCTCAGAAGACAAAATACTTTACACTCAGTCGATATTGTTATACCCGCCTACAAAAGCAAGTAACCCAAATCAAGAAACTGCTAATCATGAAGAAGGATTGAATGATAAGGAGGAAGGAGAAGGTATGGATGATACTGACATATACTTGACGCTGCCAATTCAGGAACCCAGAGTTTATTGCTATTTCATAAGGGTAATCAGTGATAAGTGGATAGGAAGTGAGACTAACGTACCAATAATTTTCAACAAGTTGACATTACCAAGTAAGCAGGACAAGGTAACTACACTCCTAGATTTGCAACCAATACCAACAACTACATTGCTCAAGTCTGCGTCACTAAATGGTAAAGAGGACGTTCAGGGGAATGTAGTCACCAAAGATGAAATGGAGAATTTACTTAAATACTATATTAGAAACTTCAAGTATAACCATTTCAACAATATCCAGACGCAAGTGTTCAGCAGTTTCTACTGCACAGATGAAAACGTTTTATTGTCAGCGCCATATGGCTCTGGGAGGTTTACATGCGCTGAACTGGCAGTTTTGAGAACTCTTATGCAGTTAAAGGAGAAGGCGACCGTAGTTGTAGTTGTTCCCTTTGAAAACCTATTGAGGAAGAGACTTAAGAGACTTGTGAGTAGGTTTGGAGAAGTTTGTTCAGTTGATGAGTTGACGGGAGATTTTAAGCAGGACTTTCAACTCGTGCTCAGTAATACAATCACAGTTACCACAGCAAAGAATTATAACCACCTGCTAAACagatataaaaataaactgATACAAAACGTTAACCTCTTGGTGTTTGAAGGAGTGGAGTTCTTGTCAGACGAACTCTACGGAATGAATATTGAACTTTGTCTAACTCAACTGAGGTACTACACAACTTTGTATAACAGTGTTGAGATTAAGAGTGAAGATCAAGGTAACCTAGTAAACGGAAAGACTGTACATATGAGTAACAAAAGTAGGCTAGTTGTTATCACAACCAGCTTGTACAACAACCTGGATGTGTGTAACTGGTTGGGCATTAACACCTATTACAACTTCAACAACTTCGTGAGGCAAGTGCCAATAACAGTAAACCTGTATACATTTGACCAAATAGACCAGGTTACAAGACAAAACTCTATGATTTCAacaattaacaaatttgttAGCAATAAGTCTAAGGTGCTAATTGTGACCACAAATACTGTGTACACTAAGCAGCTCTCTTTGATTTTGGATCTACATTTGAACAGCCCACAACAAAATCATctaaatgataataaaactCATAAACAAGATGATCCTAGTGGTTCCCATGTGTCTAAACTATTATCTAAATACAAGTTGTTTAATGAGTTGAACAGTGTATTGTTTGTATATGAAGGTTTTAGTCATGATGAGATTGAGTTGGTTGAGAGTCTGTTTACAAACGAACCTAGATACAAAGTCTTGATAGTCACCAGTCAAGTGTTATGGAACCTTAACATTAAGTGTCCATACGTCATTGTTGCAGATGTTAATTCAAGTTACACTAATCGTCCTCTggttcaaaattattacacTCAATATGATCTTCAGTACATATTGTCACTTGCAAATCctaaatcaaattataacaAATCAGATCAAGATGGGGATGAGGATCTTGAGTGTATATTTTTGTTGGAGAATAATAAGAAAGAGGAGGTTAAGAGGATGCTCTATGACTCAGCAGTATTGGAGAGTAATCTTGAATTGAGTTTGGAAGAAGCActtaataatgaaattgtaAGAGGACTTATTAAAACTCCTCAAGAGGCAATTGACTGGCTAACCTGGACATTTTATTACAGAAGACTTACAAAGAACCCAAATTATTACTCACTTATTGCAACTACACCTCAACACTTATCAGAACACCTCTCAGAACTAATAGAAAATACactatataatttgaaGAACATGGGACTGATACAGACATCTCAAGATAGACCTGATTCTGAAGATGAGATTGAGGAGATAATGGCAGTTAACCTTGGTCACATTGCCTCCTTTTACTCTGTAAAATGTGCAACCATTGAATTATTTgcaaaaaatattaaagaaaataCTTCGAGGGAACAGATGCTACAACTTTTATCAAACTCTCAGGAACTTTTATTAGTTCAGAAAAGACCAAATGAAAAGATATTTAAACAATCTCTAGATCATTTTACAGTTCAACAAAAAGTATTACTTTTACTCAAG tGTCATATGGATAGAAGCATATTATCGAATGAATTATTTGTGGATCTTCACTTTGTCCTTAAAAATGTTACAAATTTGCTCTATGCATTTATTGACGTAATTAGCAGTCATGAGTACTTGAAGCCTGCATTATTGGCAATGGAACTGATGCAGAGGATAGTTCAGGCACTTTCATTCACAGACTCACCATTGTTGCAACTACCACATTCTAACAAAGAATTTGTATCAAATGCAAACT cAATGAAAGTTAAtgatttatttgattttattggTATGGACGATGATGATAGAAATAGACTCCTTTCTAACTTTAGTAAATCTGAAGTTCTGGATATAGCCAATTTCTGTAACTCTATTCAAATACTAGATATCGAATtcaaattcaataataaaaatgttaagCCTTCACAACAAGTAACattaatgttaaatataACCAAAGAAGGG AACAATGATGTCATTAAAGCTCCTTATTTTCCAGTCGATAAAAGAGAACAGTGGTGGGTAGTCGTTGGGGATACTAAAGTTAATAAACTATACGGAATCAAAAGAACCTCTCTGAACGAAACTAATGTTAAGCTGGATATTGAAGCTCCCTCTATGAAGGGGAAACACGAACTTACTCTATACGTAGTCAGCGACTCATATGTATCAACAGACTACcaatataaattagaacTAAATGTcctataa